The following coding sequences are from one Phenylobacterium glaciei window:
- a CDS encoding universal stress protein, with amino-acid sequence MSLQDILLHIDTYPEPTSDAAIDAAVQVAARLGAQITALAMPISIPVKSNIIAERLIGLTGMAREEEARSLAACRHVLDRFKARAEATGVFRGVLLEQVQLPDFAFHVARRARARDLCIVPLASGMDGQEGVAEAVIFHSGRPALVMRSEAKASAKLTGGVAVLAWDGSVPAARAMADALPILRGMRQVRVLTILNEKASATAGLAQDAARHLQAHGIETAIDEVDAQGEFISRVLDTYLSRTQADLMVMGAYGHSRLREMILGGATEHMLRRAQLPVLMSH; translated from the coding sequence ATGAGCCTGCAAGACATACTGCTACACATCGATACCTATCCGGAGCCGACCTCGGACGCCGCCATAGACGCCGCGGTGCAGGTCGCCGCGCGACTGGGCGCCCAGATCACGGCCCTGGCCATGCCCATCTCGATCCCGGTGAAGAGCAACATCATCGCCGAACGCCTGATCGGCCTGACCGGCATGGCGCGGGAGGAGGAGGCTCGCAGCCTGGCCGCCTGCCGCCACGTGCTGGACCGCTTCAAGGCGCGGGCTGAGGCCACCGGCGTGTTCCGGGGCGTGCTGCTGGAGCAGGTCCAGCTGCCGGACTTCGCCTTCCACGTCGCCCGCAGGGCGCGCGCCCGCGACCTCTGCATCGTGCCTCTCGCCAGCGGCATGGATGGCCAGGAGGGGGTGGCCGAGGCGGTGATCTTCCATTCCGGCCGCCCGGCCCTGGTGATGCGGAGCGAGGCCAAGGCGTCCGCGAAGCTGACCGGCGGCGTGGCGGTGCTGGCCTGGGACGGTAGCGTGCCCGCGGCGCGCGCCATGGCCGACGCCCTGCCGATCCTGCGGGGCATGCGCCAGGTCCGGGTCCTGACCATCCTCAATGAAAAGGCCTCTGCGACCGCAGGTCTCGCCCAGGACGCCGCCCGCCATCTTCAGGCCCATGGGATTGAGACGGCCATCGACGAGGTGGACGCCCAGGGCGAGTTCATCAGCCGAGTGCTGGACACCTATCTGAGCCGGACGCAGGCCGACCTGATGGTGATGGGCGCCTACGGCCATTCCCGGCTGCGCGAAATGATCCTGGGCGGGGCCACCGAGCACATGCTGCGCCGGGCCCAACTTCCCGTCCTGATGTCTCACTGA
- a CDS encoding antibiotic biosynthesis monooxygenase: MGEPHVLILHEVADYPAWKAVFDEAAALRKAAGELSFQVLAQDDDANRIVHFSRWTSLERARTFFESAALVEIRRKAGVRAPQFLYLTLLDQGDL, translated from the coding sequence ATGGGTGAGCCCCATGTGCTGATCCTCCACGAGGTCGCAGACTATCCCGCCTGGAAGGCGGTGTTCGACGAGGCCGCGGCCCTGCGCAAGGCCGCCGGCGAACTCAGCTTCCAGGTCCTGGCTCAGGACGACGACGCCAACCGCATCGTCCACTTCTCCCGATGGACCAGCCTGGAGCGCGCCCGGACCTTTTTTGAGTCCGCCGCCCTGGTGGAGATCCGCCGCAAGGCCGGGGTCCGCGCGCCGCAGTTCCTCTACCTGACCCTGCTGGACCAGGGCGACCTCTAG
- a CDS encoding dienelactone hydrolase family protein, which yields MPQSDDPLTDFEPREITLEGATKVVHIAGTGPAVIVMTEMPGISPHVARFARWVRDAGFTVYMPSLFGRDGAVPGADEGAAVFRRACVSAEFRAFGAGGSSPVTTWLRALARQAHAECGGPGVGAIGMCFTGNFALTMMLESAVLAPVLSQPSLPLDDPGGLDIAPAELAAVRARLDREDLTVLAYRFEGDQVCRAERFAALSQALGDRFVSRTLPDSAAHTDPPPFFQRHVAFPHSVVTAHLIDATGEPTIAARDEILAFFGQRLHG from the coding sequence ATGCCTCAGAGTGACGATCCCCTGACCGACTTCGAACCCCGGGAGATCACGCTGGAAGGCGCAACCAAGGTGGTCCACATCGCCGGAACCGGCCCCGCCGTGATCGTGATGACCGAGATGCCTGGCATCAGCCCGCACGTGGCGCGCTTCGCCCGTTGGGTCCGCGACGCCGGCTTCACCGTCTACATGCCCTCCCTGTTTGGCCGCGACGGGGCGGTTCCGGGAGCCGACGAGGGAGCGGCCGTCTTCCGGCGGGCCTGTGTCAGCGCCGAGTTCCGCGCCTTCGGAGCCGGCGGCTCCAGCCCCGTGACCACCTGGCTCCGCGCCCTCGCCCGCCAGGCCCATGCGGAGTGCGGCGGTCCCGGCGTCGGGGCCATCGGCATGTGCTTCACCGGCAACTTCGCCCTGACCATGATGCTGGAAAGCGCGGTGCTGGCGCCGGTGCTGTCCCAACCCTCCCTGCCCCTGGACGATCCCGGCGGCCTGGACATCGCGCCCGCAGAGCTCGCCGCCGTGCGTGCCCGGCTTGACCGCGAGGACCTGACGGTGCTCGCCTACAGGTTCGAGGGCGACCAGGTCTGCCGGGCCGAGCGGTTCGCCGCCCTCTCCCAGGCGCTCGGCGACCGGTTCGTCAGCCGCACCCTGCCCGACAGCGCCGCCCACACCGACCCGCCGCCCTTTTTCCAGCGGCACGTGGCCTTTCCCCACAGCGTGGTCACCGCCCACCTGATCGACGCGACCGGTGAGCCGACGATCGCGGCCCGCGACGAGATCCTCGCCTTCTTCGGGCAGCGCCTCCATGGGTGA
- the fixJ gene encoding response regulator FixJ codes for MASEALVHVIDDDDAMRDSLSFLLESAGFEARAYDSATAFIEGAARLSGGCIVTDVRMPGMNGLEMTRHLKALHVDLPIIMITGHGDVPLAVEAMKAGVADFLEKPFDDDALLRAIRMAIDQAKPGAARVGAEPFQTLLASLSPRETEVLRGVVEGKANKVIAFELGISPRTVEVYRANVMTKTGASGLSELIRMALTAGFD; via the coding sequence GTGGCGTCTGAGGCTCTCGTGCATGTGATCGACGACGACGACGCCATGCGCGATTCTCTGTCCTTCCTGCTGGAGAGCGCCGGGTTCGAGGCGCGCGCCTACGACTCGGCCACCGCCTTCATCGAGGGCGCCGCCCGCCTGTCTGGGGGCTGCATCGTCACCGACGTGCGGATGCCCGGCATGAACGGCCTGGAGATGACCCGCCATCTGAAGGCCCTGCATGTCGACCTGCCCATCATCATGATCACCGGCCACGGCGACGTGCCCCTGGCCGTGGAGGCCATGAAGGCCGGCGTCGCCGACTTCCTGGAAAAGCCCTTCGACGACGACGCGCTCCTGCGCGCGATCCGCATGGCCATCGACCAGGCCAAGCCGGGCGCCGCCCGCGTTGGGGCCGAACCCTTCCAGACGCTTCTGGCCAGCCTGTCGCCGCGGGAGACCGAGGTCCTGCGCGGTGTGGTGGAGGGCAAGGCCAACAAGGTGATCGCCTTCGAGCTCGGCATCAGCCCCCGCACGGTGGAGGTCTATCGGGCCAATGTGATGACCAAAACCGGCGCCTCGGGCCTCTCTGAATTGATCCGGATGGCGCTGACGGCTGGGTTCGACTGA
- the hemN gene encoding oxygen-independent coproporphyrinogen III oxidase: protein MTSPSVLHAPKPVTLALNELIARYDGRAPRYTSYPTAVQFTPQVDAATYRGWLAALPPADPVSLYLHIPFCARLCWYCGCNTRAVNRHEPVSDYVQHLIAEAALLQDALPGRLPANAIHLGGGTPNMLAPGEMDAIFGALRRIFDIAPDAEVAAELDPAVLTRDWVRSATSHGLSRASLGVQNLSPEVQAAVNRQESFEEIAQCVAWLREFGVGSINLDLMYGLPHQTTVNTLATIDKIVTLRPERLALFGYAHVPWMKAHQQLLDEAALPGAAERLDQSEAAAERLVSEGYVRIGLDHFALPTDNLVTAQREGRLRRNFQGYTTDSAQTLLGLGASSIGSLPQGLVQNIAQELPWRNAVAAGDLPIARGVAVTGEDRFRAEIIERLMCDLAVDLAAVCGRHGRTMSDLTDELAALRAFADDGLVVRQGERLSVTDLGRLVVRSVCAVFDTYFAPEAGRHSRAL from the coding sequence GTGACCTCGCCTTCCGTCCTGCACGCCCCCAAGCCCGTGACTCTGGCCCTGAATGAGCTGATCGCCAGGTACGATGGCCGCGCCCCGCGCTACACCAGCTATCCGACGGCGGTGCAGTTCACGCCCCAGGTCGACGCGGCGACCTATCGCGGCTGGCTGGCGGCGCTGCCGCCGGCCGATCCGGTCTCCCTCTATCTGCACATCCCGTTCTGCGCGCGGCTCTGTTGGTACTGCGGCTGCAACACCCGGGCGGTGAACCGCCATGAGCCGGTCAGCGACTATGTCCAGCATCTGATCGCCGAGGCGGCCCTGTTACAGGACGCGCTGCCGGGCCGACTGCCGGCCAACGCCATCCACCTCGGGGGCGGCACCCCCAACATGCTCGCGCCGGGGGAGATGGACGCCATCTTCGGCGCGCTTCGTCGCATCTTCGACATCGCGCCCGACGCCGAGGTCGCCGCGGAACTGGACCCGGCCGTGCTCACCCGTGACTGGGTCCGCTCAGCGACCTCCCACGGCCTCTCGCGCGCCAGCCTGGGCGTCCAGAACCTGTCGCCCGAGGTGCAGGCCGCGGTGAACCGCCAGGAGAGCTTCGAGGAGATCGCCCAGTGCGTGGCCTGGCTGCGCGAGTTCGGGGTCGGCTCGATCAATCTCGACCTGATGTACGGCCTGCCACACCAGACCACGGTCAACACCCTGGCCACGATCGACAAGATCGTGACCCTGCGGCCCGAGCGCCTGGCCTTGTTCGGCTATGCCCATGTGCCCTGGATGAAGGCGCACCAGCAGCTTCTCGATGAGGCGGCGTTGCCGGGGGCCGCCGAGCGTCTCGACCAGAGCGAGGCCGCGGCCGAAAGACTGGTCTCGGAAGGCTATGTCCGCATCGGCCTGGATCACTTCGCGCTCCCCACCGACAACCTGGTGACCGCCCAGCGGGAAGGCCGGCTGCGCCGCAACTTCCAAGGCTACACCACCGACAGCGCCCAGACCCTGCTGGGCCTTGGCGCCTCCTCGATCGGCAGTCTGCCCCAGGGGCTGGTCCAGAACATCGCCCAGGAGCTGCCGTGGCGAAACGCGGTGGCCGCCGGCGACCTGCCGATCGCGCGGGGGGTTGCGGTCACGGGCGAGGACCGTTTCCGGGCCGAGATCATCGAGCGGCTGATGTGTGACCTTGCGGTCGACCTAGCCGCCGTGTGCGGGCGCCACGGCCGGACCATGAGCGATCTGACCGATGAGCTTGCGGCTCTGCGGGCGTTCGCCGACGACGGCCTCGTGGTGAGGCAGGGGGAGCGGCTGTCCGTCACCGACCTGGGCCGCCTGGTGGTCAGATCCGTCTGCGCGGTGTTCGACACCTATTTCGCGCCCGAGGCCGGGCGGCACTCAAGGGCCCTTTAA
- a CDS encoding helix-turn-helix domain-containing protein, translating into MTQTHRLDDTTAPFMPGPRAAADDLMMSLGVRMTFAKDEEIYGQDEKADLIYRVISGAVRTTRVMSDGRRQIGGFYYPGEMFGVEASDHHRFSAEALSDGIILVVKASALRAVAGDEAFGRLTWTATNRELDRTQDHLLLLGRKTAAERVASFLMELADRRGAEAVTLPMGRQDMADYLGLTIETVSRMLTQLQSALVVEFLGSRIFKISNRCALARLAD; encoded by the coding sequence ATGACCCAGACGCACCGCCTCGACGACACCACCGCCCCCTTCATGCCCGGCCCACGAGCTGCGGCAGACGACCTCATGATGAGCCTGGGCGTGCGGATGACCTTCGCCAAGGATGAGGAGATCTATGGCCAGGATGAGAAGGCCGACCTGATCTACCGCGTCATCAGCGGCGCGGTGCGCACCACCCGGGTCATGAGCGACGGGCGGCGGCAGATCGGCGGCTTCTACTACCCCGGCGAGATGTTCGGCGTGGAAGCCAGCGACCACCACCGCTTCTCGGCCGAAGCGCTCAGCGACGGCATCATCCTGGTGGTGAAGGCCTCGGCCCTGCGCGCGGTGGCGGGCGACGAGGCGTTCGGACGGCTGACCTGGACGGCCACCAATCGTGAACTGGACCGCACCCAGGATCATCTGCTGCTTCTGGGCCGCAAGACCGCGGCGGAACGGGTGGCGAGCTTCCTGATGGAGCTTGCCGATCGGCGAGGCGCCGAGGCGGTGACCCTGCCCATGGGCCGCCAGGACATGGCCGACTATCTGGGCCTGACCATCGAGACGGTCTCGCGGATGCTGACCCAGCTCCAGAGCGCCCTGGTGGTGGAGTTCTTAGGGTCGCGCATCTTCAAGATCAGCAACCGCTGCGCCCTGGCCCGCCTGGCCGACTAG
- a CDS encoding alpha/beta fold hydrolase yields MEGPTSHFYFSQRLRLHYVDWGNEGAPPLVLVHGGRDHCRNWDWVAQRLRDRYHVIAPDLRGHGDSEWAVGGGYDNAAYLYDLAQIIHQKDMAPATIISHSLGAGIALNYCGAFPESVKKIVAIEGLGPSPAVMAEQAKRPVEERLRTWVDDRRKNSGRTPRRYASLDEAIARMAEQNPHLSAEQARHLTIYGVNQNEDGTYSWKFDNHTGGGVGGLSHADQHRLWSQITTPVLLVRGAESWASDPVIDGRIQHFRNARLVNFEGAGHWVHHDRLDGFMDAVETFLAE; encoded by the coding sequence ATGGAAGGCCCGACATCCCACTTCTATTTCTCGCAGCGGCTGCGCCTGCACTATGTCGACTGGGGCAACGAGGGCGCGCCGCCGCTGGTCCTGGTCCATGGCGGCCGCGACCACTGCCGCAACTGGGACTGGGTCGCCCAACGGCTCCGCGACCGCTACCATGTGATCGCGCCCGATCTTCGCGGCCATGGCGACAGCGAATGGGCGGTGGGCGGCGGCTACGACAACGCCGCCTACCTCTACGACCTGGCTCAGATCATCCATCAGAAGGACATGGCGCCGGCCACCATCATCTCCCACTCGCTCGGCGCGGGGATCGCGCTGAACTACTGCGGCGCCTTTCCCGAGAGCGTGAAGAAGATCGTCGCCATCGAGGGTCTCGGCCCCTCCCCCGCGGTCATGGCCGAGCAGGCCAAGCGCCCCGTGGAGGAGCGGCTGCGGACCTGGGTCGATGACCGGCGCAAGAACTCCGGCCGCACCCCGCGCCGCTATGCCAGCCTCGATGAGGCCATCGCCCGCATGGCCGAGCAGAACCCCCATCTTTCGGCCGAGCAGGCGCGCCACCTGACCATCTACGGCGTCAACCAGAACGAGGACGGGACCTATAGCTGGAAGTTCGACAACCACACCGGCGGCGGCGTCGGCGGTCTGTCCCACGCCGACCAGCACCGGCTCTGGAGCCAGATCACCACCCCGGTCCTGCTGGTGCGCGGCGCGGAATCCTGGGCCTCGGACCCGGTGATCGACGGCCGCATCCAGCACTTCCGAAACGCCCGGCTGGTGAACTTCGAAGGCGCCGGACACTGGGTCCACCACGACCGGCTCGACGGCTTCATGGACGCGGTCGAAACCTTCCTCGCCGAATAG
- the hemA gene encoding 5-aminolevulinate synthase — translation MDLRAPFRRAMEQIHAEGRYRVFADLKRHRGQFPRATWTREDGVSSDVIVWCSNDYLGQGQNPVVLDAMHQAIDEAGAGSGGTRNISGTTHYHVELEAELADLHGKEAALLFTSGYVSNEASLSTLYKILPGLIMFSDELNHNSMISGIRAGKREQRRVFRHNDLAHLEELLMQVPLDAPKVIAFESVYSMDGDITDMRAMVALAKTYNAMTYLDEVHAVGMYGPRGAGVAERDGVMDQIDIIEGTLAKGFGVMGGYIAADAVIVDAIRSYADGFIFTTSIPPALAAGAVASIRYLKDHNEIRIAHQERAAALKARLTKAGLPVMPSESHIVPVLVGDPVHCKMISDILLEEHGVYVQPINYPTVPRGTERLRFTPSPAHTDAMMDDLAQTLEMLWTRCNIARMGGLAA, via the coding sequence ATGGATCTCAGGGCCCCCTTCCGACGCGCCATGGAGCAGATCCATGCCGAGGGACGTTATCGGGTCTTCGCCGACCTGAAGCGTCACCGTGGACAGTTCCCGCGAGCGACCTGGACGCGTGAGGACGGGGTCTCCTCAGACGTCATCGTCTGGTGCTCCAACGACTATCTCGGCCAGGGCCAGAACCCGGTCGTCCTCGACGCCATGCATCAGGCCATCGATGAGGCCGGCGCAGGCTCGGGCGGCACGCGCAACATTTCCGGCACCACCCACTACCATGTCGAGCTGGAGGCCGAGCTGGCTGACCTGCACGGCAAGGAAGCCGCCCTGCTGTTCACCTCCGGCTATGTGTCCAACGAGGCGTCGCTCTCGACCCTCTACAAGATCCTGCCGGGTCTGATCATGTTCTCCGACGAGCTCAACCATAACTCGATGATCAGCGGCATCCGGGCCGGCAAGCGCGAGCAGCGCCGGGTGTTCCGCCACAACGACCTGGCCCATCTCGAAGAGCTGCTGATGCAGGTCCCGCTGGACGCGCCCAAGGTGATCGCTTTCGAGAGCGTCTACTCCATGGACGGCGACATCACCGACATGCGGGCGATGGTGGCCCTGGCCAAGACGTACAACGCCATGACCTACCTGGACGAAGTCCACGCGGTGGGCATGTACGGCCCCCGCGGCGCGGGCGTGGCCGAGCGTGACGGCGTCATGGACCAGATCGATATCATCGAAGGCACGCTCGCCAAGGGCTTCGGCGTCATGGGCGGCTATATCGCCGCCGACGCGGTGATCGTCGATGCGATCCGCTCCTATGCCGACGGCTTCATCTTCACCACCTCGATCCCGCCGGCCCTGGCGGCCGGCGCCGTGGCCTCGATCCGCTATCTCAAGGACCACAACGAGATCCGCATCGCCCATCAGGAGCGCGCCGCCGCCCTGAAGGCCAGGCTGACCAAGGCCGGCCTGCCGGTCATGCCCTCGGAGAGCCACATCGTTCCGGTGCTGGTGGGTGATCCCGTCCACTGCAAGATGATCAGCGACATCCTGCTGGAAGAGCATGGCGTCTACGTCCAGCCGATCAACTATCCCACTGTCCCCCGCGGGACCGAGCGCCTGCGCTTCACCCCCTCGCCCGCCCACACCGACGCCATGATGGACGACCTGGCCCAGACGCTGGAAATGCTGTGGACGCGTTGCAACATCGCCCGTATGGGCGGCCTGGCCGCCTGA
- a CDS encoding response regulator: MPPPSPFTRNVVLVDDDSALRLALTFMLELDGFAVTALDSGEALLLSDLPAAPVCLVLDQNLSGLTGLEALAALRAKNEHLPALLITSHPRPSIRETAALLGAVIVEKPLLGDSLNAAINAAMLL, encoded by the coding sequence TTGCCGCCGCCCTCGCCGTTTACCCGCAATGTGGTCCTCGTCGATGACGACAGCGCCCTGCGGCTGGCCCTGACCTTCATGCTGGAACTCGACGGATTCGCCGTCACCGCGCTGGACAGCGGCGAGGCGCTCCTGCTGTCGGACCTGCCCGCGGCGCCGGTCTGCCTGGTCCTGGATCAGAACCTGAGCGGGCTGACGGGGCTGGAAGCGCTGGCCGCCCTGCGCGCCAAGAACGAGCACTTGCCCGCCTTGCTGATCACCAGCCACCCGCGCCCCAGCATCCGCGAGACGGCCGCCCTCCTCGGCGCGGTGATCGTCGAGAAGCCGCTGCTGGGGGACTCCCTCAACGCCGCGATCAACGCCGCGATGCTTCTCTGA
- a CDS encoding universal stress protein, with protein sequence MTYRDILVHIDDTPASSARATAAAELALRSNAHVSGVFLKSAFLHNYMAGEALAYMSPSDIDSILKDHASAVLKAAERGREIFESATAKVGVSSEWMVIDGDFTAPMAACARRSDLTIFPTIACAPLGQHTISAADLGLTSGGPVLVVPEHGVTRDVGKRVLIAWKGTRESARALHDAWPLVMGAEQVHILVVSPQGEGGADGLLQRHLERHGREAKVIVDRSHDASAAAILRGHVKALDIDLVVMGLYGRNRVQELVLGGVSHDMVSDPPTALLISH encoded by the coding sequence ATGACCTATCGCGATATCCTCGTTCATATCGATGACACGCCGGCGTCCTCGGCCCGGGCCACCGCCGCGGCCGAACTTGCTCTGCGCTCCAACGCGCACGTGAGCGGGGTCTTCCTGAAGAGCGCGTTCCTGCACAATTACATGGCCGGGGAAGCCTTGGCCTATATGTCTCCCAGTGACATCGACTCCATCCTGAAGGACCACGCCTCGGCGGTTCTGAAGGCCGCGGAGCGGGGCCGCGAGATCTTCGAGAGCGCCACGGCCAAGGTCGGGGTGTCCTCGGAGTGGATGGTGATCGATGGCGATTTCACCGCCCCCATGGCCGCCTGCGCCCGACGATCCGACCTCACCATCTTTCCCACGATCGCCTGCGCGCCCCTCGGCCAGCACACCATCAGCGCGGCGGACCTGGGGCTGACGAGCGGCGGCCCGGTCCTGGTGGTCCCCGAGCACGGGGTCACGCGGGATGTCGGCAAACGGGTGCTGATCGCCTGGAAAGGCACACGCGAGTCTGCCCGGGCCCTGCACGACGCCTGGCCGCTGGTGATGGGTGCGGAGCAGGTTCACATCCTGGTGGTGTCGCCGCAGGGCGAGGGCGGGGCCGACGGCCTGCTGCAGCGCCACCTGGAACGGCATGGCCGCGAAGCCAAGGTCATCGTGGACCGCAGCCACGACGCCTCGGCCGCGGCGATCCTGCGCGGGCACGTGAAGGCTCTGGATATCGACCTGGTGGTGATGGGCCTCTACGGCCGCAATCGGGTGCAGGAACTGGTGTTGGGCGGGGTAAGCCACGACATGGTCAGCGACCCGCCGACAGCCTTGCTCATCTCTCACTAG
- a CDS encoding Rap1a/Tai family immunity protein, which produces MAWLLILSLVTAIPAPSPSVQGFMSAADLAVLCEPQDEASALCLGYLVGAMDQLLARQARRSAARHTICLPKGVTAEAMRDAIMTRLTRDPRNRPEAAADAIRQAAQAEYGCRAVQPD; this is translated from the coding sequence ATGGCTTGGCTCCTTATTCTCTCGCTGGTGACGGCGATCCCGGCGCCGTCCCCGAGCGTCCAGGGCTTCATGAGCGCCGCCGATCTGGCCGTGCTGTGCGAGCCGCAGGATGAGGCCTCAGCCCTGTGTCTCGGCTATCTGGTGGGGGCGATGGACCAGCTGTTGGCGCGCCAGGCGCGCCGCTCCGCCGCTCGGCACACCATCTGCCTGCCCAAGGGCGTGACCGCCGAAGCGATGCGCGACGCCATCATGACCCGGTTGACGCGTGATCCAAGGAACCGGCCCGAGGCCGCGGCCGATGCGATCCGCCAGGCGGCTCAGGCAGAGTACGGTTGCCGGGCGGTCCAGCCTGATTGA
- the ccoS gene encoding cbb3-type cytochrome oxidase assembly protein CcoS, which yields MTIFFLLAPFSVLLALLGLWGFWWTVRSGQYDDPAGDAARILIDDDDAGPPALIQVRAREVDPG from the coding sequence ATGACCATCTTCTTCCTCCTGGCGCCCTTCTCGGTGTTGTTGGCCCTGCTGGGGCTCTGGGGGTTCTGGTGGACAGTGCGCAGTGGGCAGTACGACGACCCGGCCGGCGACGCGGCCCGCATCCTGATCGACGACGATGACGCCGGCCCGCCGGCTTTGATCCAGGTCAGGGCGCGAGAGGTCGATCCCGGCTGA
- a CDS encoding PAS domain S-box protein encodes MSLPGLQTRSIGAVLSGYGGAALLSGLAIAARWALTPIFQDRPFFLLFMPAVIVSAALWGPGPALLATALTLAAGVALSGITLLSHPADLINALLFLLMGPAIAYGGWRLRRQTGQTTDALVHLGEREAHLRSILDTVPDAMVVIDEHGVMQSFSTTAERLFGWREDEVIGGNVSMLMPQPYRDAHDSYLLRYLTTGERRIIGIGRVVVGERKDGSTFPMELSVGEMQSQSERFFTGFVRDLSESQATERRLQDLQAELVHVSRLTALGEMASALAHELNQPLSAIANYVKGSVRILDQDQPDAAKVRNALVLAGDQALRAGEIIRRLRDFVSKGESERRVEPLAKLIEEAGALAMIGAKETGVRVNFQISPEVPYVLADKVQVQQVLLNLMRNAIEAMQESPRRELTVASAPGDDDTVVIRVIDTGSGIAPEVAARLFQPFVTSKVSGMGVGLSISRTIIEAHGGRIWAEPAPGGGTIFSFTLRTIPEEELNGGV; translated from the coding sequence ATGTCGCTCCCCGGCCTGCAGACACGGTCTATCGGTGCGGTTCTAAGCGGCTATGGGGGCGCGGCCCTGCTCTCGGGCCTGGCCATCGCCGCCCGCTGGGCCCTGACGCCGATTTTCCAGGACCGGCCATTCTTCCTGCTGTTCATGCCGGCGGTGATCGTCAGCGCGGCCCTCTGGGGACCCGGGCCCGCGCTGCTGGCCACCGCCCTCACCCTGGCCGCCGGAGTCGCGCTCAGCGGGATCACCCTGCTCTCTCATCCGGCCGACCTGATCAACGCCCTGCTGTTCCTGTTGATGGGCCCCGCCATCGCCTATGGCGGCTGGCGATTGCGGCGGCAGACCGGCCAGACCACAGACGCTCTGGTTCACTTGGGCGAGCGCGAGGCGCACCTGCGCTCCATTCTCGACACCGTGCCCGACGCCATGGTGGTGATCGACGAGCACGGGGTGATGCAGTCCTTCAGCACCACCGCTGAGCGGCTGTTCGGATGGCGCGAGGACGAGGTTATCGGAGGCAATGTCAGCATGCTGATGCCCCAGCCCTACCGCGACGCCCATGACAGCTATCTGCTGCGATACCTGACCACCGGCGAGCGGCGCATCATCGGCATAGGCCGGGTGGTGGTGGGCGAGCGCAAGGACGGCTCCACCTTTCCCATGGAGCTTTCGGTGGGGGAGATGCAGTCCCAGTCCGAGCGCTTCTTCACCGGCTTCGTCCGGGACCTGTCCGAGAGCCAGGCCACCGAACGACGGCTGCAGGATCTGCAGGCCGAGCTGGTGCATGTCTCGCGCCTGACCGCCTTGGGCGAGATGGCCTCGGCCCTGGCTCACGAACTGAACCAGCCGCTGTCGGCCATCGCCAACTACGTGAAGGGGTCGGTCCGTATCCTCGACCAGGACCAGCCTGACGCCGCCAAGGTCCGCAACGCCCTGGTCTTGGCCGGCGATCAGGCCCTGCGCGCCGGCGAGATCATCCGGCGACTTCGCGACTTCGTCTCCAAGGGTGAGTCCGAACGGCGGGTCGAGCCCCTGGCCAAGCTGATCGAGGAGGCTGGCGCCCTGGCGATGATCGGCGCCAAGGAAACCGGTGTCAGGGTCAACTTCCAAATCTCGCCCGAGGTCCCCTACGTCCTGGCCGACAAGGTGCAGGTGCAGCAGGTCCTGCTGAACCTGATGCGCAACGCCATCGAAGCGATGCAGGAGAGCCCGCGGCGTGAGCTGACGGTGGCCTCCGCGCCCGGTGATGACGATACGGTGGTCATCCGGGTGATCGACACCGGCTCGGGCATCGCGCCCGAGGTCGCCGCCCGCCTGTTCCAGCCTTTCGTCACCAGCAAGGTCAGCGGCATGGGCGTCGGGCTTTCCATTTCGCGCACGATCATCGAAGCTCACGGCGGTCGCATCTGGGCCGAGCCCGCGCCCGGCGGCGGGACCATCTTCTCATTCACCCTGCGAACGATCCCCGAGGAGGAACTGAACGGTGGCGTCTGA